A single genomic interval of Clostridium facile harbors:
- the ftsW gene encoding putative lipid II flippase FtsW, whose protein sequence is MAEIIQLPTRGRKNLKKKSKQTIKTGRLDSVFLILILVLVAFGLVMLFSASYANAYYYEGNSFRYISRQSLACVLGLIAMFVISKFDYHRWRKLAVPLFAVATIMLIAVLFTSGDENGFKRWVQVPILGQFQPSEVMKFALIVLFSAMISTNYKKMGTFLYGVLPFGIILVLVVGLLYLEPHLSCIILIAGIAAVMMFVGGTKFRWFAMIGSVAIVGLIAMLLLKGNYQSDRFYYWLHPFSDPLNKTMQTDQSLLSIGSGGLLGLGLGNSKQKYMYLPEPQNDFIFAIICEELGVIGAVIVISLFILFVYKGFSIASKSPDKFGMMLCVGISAQIGIQALLNIAVVTNSIPNTGISLPFFSYGGTALAMQLAEMGVILNVSRHALIEKT, encoded by the coding sequence CCCACTCGGGGAAGAAAAAATCTAAAAAAGAAATCCAAACAAACAATCAAAACCGGTAGGTTGGACTCTGTCTTTTTGATTTTAATTCTGGTGTTGGTTGCGTTTGGCCTTGTTATGCTGTTTTCTGCCAGCTATGCCAATGCTTATTACTACGAAGGTAACAGTTTCCGATATATAAGCCGACAGTCATTAGCTTGTGTGTTGGGATTGATCGCTATGTTTGTCATCTCCAAGTTTGATTACCATCGTTGGCGGAAGTTAGCGGTTCCACTGTTTGCGGTTGCCACCATTATGTTAATTGCTGTACTATTTACCAGTGGAGATGAAAATGGATTTAAACGGTGGGTTCAGGTTCCAATTTTAGGGCAGTTCCAGCCTTCTGAGGTCATGAAATTTGCCTTAATTGTATTGTTTTCCGCAATGATTTCCACCAATTATAAAAAAATGGGGACCTTTTTATATGGCGTCCTGCCATTTGGGATAATACTAGTCCTGGTTGTAGGGTTGCTGTATTTGGAGCCGCATCTTTCCTGTATTATTTTGATTGCGGGGATTGCAGCTGTAATGATGTTTGTTGGTGGAACAAAATTCCGCTGGTTTGCTATGATTGGCTCTGTGGCTATTGTCGGATTGATTGCCATGCTCCTACTCAAGGGAAATTATCAGAGCGACCGTTTTTATTACTGGCTCCATCCGTTTAGCGATCCATTAAATAAAACCATGCAGACCGACCAGTCATTGCTTTCGATTGGCTCCGGTGGATTGCTCGGGCTTGGGTTGGGGAACTCCAAACAGAAATACATGTACCTGCCAGAACCACAGAATGATTTTATTTTTGCGATTATCTGTGAAGAACTGGGGGTAATTGGTGCGGTTATTGTCATCTCGCTGTTTATCCTGTTTGTGTATAAAGGGTTTTCCATCGCATCCAAGTCGCCGGATAAATTTGGTATGATGCTATGTGTGGGAATCTCTGCGCAAATTGGGATACAGGCATTATTAAATATCGCCGTTGTCACCAACAGTATTCCAAACACTGGTATCAGCTTACCCTTCTTCAGCTATGGGGGGACTGCGTTGGCGATGCAGCTGGCGGAAATGGGCGTGATATTGAATGTCTCGCGACATGCTTTAATAGAAAAAACATAG